A genomic window from Flavobacterium sp. I3-2 includes:
- a CDS encoding Maf family nucleotide pyrophosphatase, producing the protein MLHKLLEEKKLILASNSPRRKHFLTDLGLTFEVQPSNVDESYPENLLHAQITDYIAKVKADFFTDLDENEIVITSDTLVWNNGIILGKPENKTQTFDIIKSLSNKTHEVISSVCLKSKTKIKIFNAITFVTFTELTDEEILYYIENFKPFDKAGAYGIQEWIGLIGIKEIKGSYTNVVGLPMEKLYHELLDFLQ; encoded by the coding sequence TTGCTTCATAAATTATTAGAAGAAAAAAAACTCATATTAGCCTCAAATTCACCAAGAAGAAAACATTTTTTAACCGATTTAGGATTAACATTCGAAGTACAGCCATCGAATGTAGATGAATCTTATCCCGAAAATCTGTTACATGCTCAGATTACAGATTATATTGCTAAAGTAAAAGCTGATTTTTTTACTGATTTAGATGAGAATGAAATCGTAATAACTTCAGATACTTTGGTATGGAATAATGGAATTATTCTTGGAAAACCTGAAAATAAAACACAAACTTTTGACATTATCAAAAGTCTTTCGAATAAAACACACGAAGTTATTTCTTCTGTTTGTTTAAAGTCTAAAACCAAAATTAAAATATTTAATGCAATCACATTTGTTACTTTTACTGAGTTAACAGATGAAGAAATTTTGTATTATATCGAAAACTTCAAACCTTTTGATAAGGCCGGAGCTTATGGCATTCAAGAATGGATTGGATTAATTGGCATTAAAGAAATCAAAGGTTCTTATACCAATGTTGTTGGTCTACCGATGGAAAAATTATATCATGAACTTTTAGATTTTTTACAATAA
- a CDS encoding UbiA family prenyltransferase — MKVLRKDQLQIGVQLLVIVLLIRYGLFKTIGIEVALSDLEFFLFIISFGFIYAGGLLLFAILKQEKYPERKILKNIEKAYYIYLGLNSIGIGISFFLANEIGNVGYFGFFIALAALLYLYITQWIKIPLLNNIVFASIASYPIFTGIILDLVPKIEMQNPFFPYMDLFSILFYFSTLITLLFFIKTLVLDLKHVNEDKEHHKKTLATMHGIEKGACRTSFLIFIPILLIVFFALNYFNTLQPLVIYCLIAIAAPLLFAFLQLNKAKEIKQFSTSNNILNVIIWLTIISIVFLFFNIKYYVAS, encoded by the coding sequence ATGAAAGTTTTAAGAAAAGATCAGCTACAAATAGGTGTTCAACTTTTAGTAATTGTTTTACTAATTCGGTACGGACTATTTAAAACTATAGGCATTGAAGTTGCTTTATCTGATCTTGAATTCTTTTTATTCATTATTTCTTTTGGTTTCATTTACGCAGGTGGATTGTTATTATTTGCAATTTTAAAGCAAGAAAAATATCCTGAACGTAAAATTCTAAAAAATATAGAAAAAGCTTATTACATTTACCTAGGATTAAATTCTATAGGAATTGGAATAAGCTTTTTTTTAGCTAATGAAATTGGTAACGTAGGTTACTTTGGATTTTTCATTGCTTTAGCTGCATTACTTTATTTATACATTACACAATGGATAAAAATTCCACTTTTAAATAATATTGTATTTGCAAGTATTGCTTCCTACCCTATTTTTACGGGAATCATTTTAGATTTGGTCCCAAAAATTGAAATGCAAAATCCATTTTTTCCTTACATGGATTTGTTTTCCATATTATTTTACTTTTCAACTTTAATTACTTTGCTATTCTTTATAAAAACATTAGTACTTGATTTAAAACATGTTAATGAAGATAAAGAACATCATAAAAAAACATTAGCAACCATGCACGGTATTGAAAAAGGAGCTTGTAGAACTTCTTTTCTTATTTTTATTCCAATTCTTTTAATTGTATTTTTTGCCCTAAATTATTTCAATACATTACAACCTTTAGTTATTTATTGTTTAATTGCGATAGCTGCACCTTTATTATTTGCTTTTTTACAATTAAATAAAGCTAAAGAAATCAAACAATTTAGCACATCAAACAACATTCTTAATGTAATAATTTGGTTAACTATAATTTCTATAGTATTTTTATTTTTTAATATAAAATACTATGTTGCTTCATAA
- a CDS encoding KdsC family phosphatase gives MSKSYKELMNDINTFIFDIDGVLTDGSIHVAANGELLRNMFIRDGYAMKAAVENGYNVCIISGGSNDGVRTRLKNLGINDIHLGVSDKVEILKKYIDINNIKAEEILYMGDDIPDYWVMQEVGLATCPQDAVPEIKKISKYISHINGGRGAVRDVIEQVMKVQGKWFEHFNAKFD, from the coding sequence ATGTCAAAAAGTTATAAAGAGTTAATGAACGACATCAATACATTTATATTCGATATCGATGGCGTATTAACTGATGGGTCAATTCATGTTGCTGCAAACGGAGAATTATTGCGCAATATGTTTATAAGAGATGGCTACGCAATGAAAGCGGCTGTAGAAAACGGATACAATGTTTGTATTATTTCTGGTGGAAGTAATGACGGTGTCCGAACCAGATTAAAAAATTTAGGAATCAACGATATTCATTTAGGCGTTTCCGACAAAGTAGAAATTTTAAAAAAATACATCGATATCAATAACATCAAAGCAGAAGAAATTCTATACATGGGAGATGATATTCCAGATTACTGGGTGATGCAAGAAGTAGGTTTAGCAACCTGTCCTCAAGATGCAGTTCCAGAAATTAAGAAAATCAGTAAATATATTTCTCATATAAATGGAGGTCGAGGCGCTGTAAGAGATGTTATCGAACAAGTAATGAAAGTTCAAGGCAAATGGTTTGAACATTTCAATGCAAAATTTGACTAA
- a CDS encoding Rossmann-like and DUF2520 domain-containing protein: MNNVIVLGSGNVASHVIQFINENNELNLVQIYARNSNKIDNSINKNLVTDDYLKIKEADIYIIAVSDNSIAEVSKNLPFKNRFVVHTSGSADLDQIDSKNRRGVFYPLQTFSKNKTVDFSQIPFCLETEFENDFPILEYFTQKFSSKVYRISSEQRKYIHVTAVFVSNFTNHMFTIGNEICKENDIPFEIFKPLIQETFNKINELEPVLAQTGPAVRNDSNTLKKHLELITNEKIKSLYLNISESIQNYNVKKL, translated from the coding sequence ATGAATAATGTAATTGTTTTAGGGTCTGGAAATGTTGCGTCGCATGTAATTCAATTTATAAACGAAAACAACGAACTTAATTTAGTTCAAATTTACGCAAGAAACTCGAATAAAATCGATAATTCAATCAATAAAAATTTAGTAACTGATGATTATCTAAAAATCAAAGAAGCAGATATTTACATCATTGCTGTTTCTGACAACTCAATTGCTGAAGTTTCGAAAAATTTACCTTTCAAAAACAGATTTGTAGTACATACTTCTGGTTCGGCTGATTTAGATCAAATTGATTCCAAAAACAGACGCGGTGTTTTTTATCCTTTACAAACGTTTTCTAAAAATAAAACTGTTGATTTTTCTCAAATTCCTTTTTGTTTAGAAACAGAATTTGAAAATGATTTTCCGATTTTAGAATATTTTACTCAAAAATTCAGTTCAAAAGTTTATCGAATTTCATCAGAACAACGAAAATATATTCATGTTACGGCAGTTTTTGTAAGTAATTTTACGAATCATATGTTTACTATTGGTAATGAAATTTGTAAAGAAAATGACATTCCTTTTGAAATTTTTAAACCTTTAATTCAGGAAACATTTAATAAAATCAATGAACTTGAACCGGTTTTAGCTCAAACCGGACCTGCTGTTCGTAACGATTCAAACACATTAAAAAAACATTTAGAATTAATTACCAACGAGAAAATAAAATCACTATATTTAAATATTTCAGAATCAATTCAAAATTATAATGTCAAAAAGTTATAA
- a CDS encoding group III truncated hemoglobin — protein MKKDIENLEDIKFMVDTFYDKIQKDDLIGPIFNGIIQDRWPEHLEKMYRFWQTILLEDYTYSGRPFPPHAHLPVDDSHFNRWKSIFSDVVLSHFDGEKAQEAIWRADKMATMFLSKITYFRDNNLKPID, from the coding sequence ATGAAAAAGGATATTGAAAATTTAGAAGACATCAAATTTATGGTGGATACTTTTTATGATAAAATTCAAAAAGATGATTTGATTGGACCTATATTTAACGGAATTATTCAAGATCGGTGGCCTGAACATCTAGAAAAAATGTATCGATTTTGGCAAACGATTCTTTTAGAAGATTATACATATTCCGGACGTCCATTTCCTCCGCATGCGCATTTACCAGTTGATGATTCGCATTTTAATCGATGGAAAAGTATTTTTTCTGATGTGGTTTTATCGCATTTTGACGGAGAAAAAGCACAAGAAGCTATTTGGCGTGCTGATAAAATGGCAACGATGTTCTTATCTAAAATTACGTATTTCAGAGATAATAATCTAAAACCTATTGATTAA
- a CDS encoding TlpA family protein disulfide reductase: MFSQNSFYKCLFLSITTLLCSCNKKTVDKNDFHAYFGGEIINPKASYILFCKDNKVIDTLHINSLNQFSKKFDSLTPGMYIIKHGDKIKYVFFDKNDSLNIRINTKDFEHASSFFGTGKNKNNFLLEIFASNIDDKNNLDFHYSKNYKKFKKSNDSLKDAKTAFYLRRKTEIGWNHDFDLYAKAILDLEYFTRLEIYPFAHLEYTNQNIKDSLPKDYYDFRKKINFNNEKLSEFAPFTRYLAIMLNSIVSDRNLESDYDQNIAKLQIVDSLISNQKVKNKILNNIAFVYLLEDQNIENNNKFLKRYFEISTDSTQQNEILKIKNSIKNLSQNNKLPNVELVDSKNKLFDINKNINNKTVIVFWTKNAINHYNASQKKINVLSQKHKDYDFISVNIDHDFDYWSKLVAYRNNPNTIELQVKDFGVLKDLWIINRLNRTIILNKDGSIKEVFANIFDDDFEDKL, translated from the coding sequence ATGTTTAGTCAAAATTCTTTTTATAAATGTCTTTTTTTATCCATTACTACTTTATTGTGTTCTTGTAACAAAAAAACAGTAGATAAAAACGATTTCCATGCGTATTTTGGTGGTGAAATTATTAATCCAAAGGCATCTTATATTCTTTTTTGCAAGGACAATAAAGTTATCGATACGCTTCATATTAATAGTTTAAATCAGTTTTCTAAAAAATTTGATTCTTTAACTCCTGGTATGTACATCATCAAACATGGAGATAAAATAAAATATGTTTTTTTTGACAAAAATGATAGTTTAAATATAAGAATAAATACAAAAGATTTTGAACATGCTTCTTCTTTTTTTGGAACTGGAAAAAACAAGAATAATTTTTTACTTGAAATCTTCGCATCAAACATTGATGATAAAAACAATTTAGATTTTCATTATAGTAAGAATTATAAAAAATTCAAAAAAAGTAATGATTCTTTAAAAGATGCAAAAACTGCTTTTTATTTAAGAAGAAAAACCGAAATTGGTTGGAATCATGATTTTGATTTATACGCAAAAGCAATTTTAGATCTTGAATATTTTACTCGTTTAGAGATTTATCCATTTGCTCATTTAGAATATACCAATCAAAACATCAAGGATAGTCTTCCTAAAGATTATTACGATTTTAGAAAAAAAATAAACTTCAATAACGAAAAACTTAGTGAGTTTGCTCCATTTACAAGATATCTAGCTATCATGTTAAACTCTATTGTTTCAGATAGAAATCTTGAATCTGATTATGATCAAAATATTGCAAAACTTCAGATTGTAGATTCCTTAATATCAAATCAAAAAGTAAAAAATAAGATTTTAAATAATATTGCATTTGTTTATTTGTTAGAAGATCAAAATATTGAAAACAACAATAAATTTTTGAAACGTTATTTTGAAATTTCTACCGATTCTACACAACAAAATGAGATTCTTAAAATCAAAAATTCAATTAAAAATTTAAGTCAAAATAATAAATTACCAAATGTTGAGTTGGTTGACTCTAAAAATAAACTTTTTGATATAAATAAAAATATAAATAACAAAACAGTTATTGTTTTTTGGACTAAAAACGCGATTAATCATTATAATGCATCACAAAAAAAGATAAATGTACTTTCACAAAAACACAAAGATTATGATTTTATTTCTGTAAATATTGATCATGATTTTGATTATTGGTCTAAACTTGTAGCATATAGAAACAATCCAAATACTATTGAATTACAAGTAAAAGATTTTGGCGTTTTGAAAGATTTATGGATTATAAATAGATTAAATCGTACTATTATTTTAAACAAAGACGGTTCAATAAAAGAAGTTTTTGCAAATATTTTTGATGACGATTTCGAAGATAAACTTTAA
- a CDS encoding ABC-F family ATP-binding cassette domain-containing protein → MLTVSNLSVQFGKRILFDEVNATFTQGNCYGIIGANGAGKSTFLKIIAGDIDPTSGHVILEPGKRMSVLNQNHNMFDEQTVLETVLMGNKVLYAVKKEMDDLYADYKDENADRIGELQIQFDEMNGWNADSDAASLLSNLGISEDFHYMLMSDMEGKLKVRVLLAQALFGNPDVLIMDEPTNDLDFETIGWLENFLANYENTVLVVSHDRHFLDAVCTHISDIDFGKINHYSGNYTFWYESSQLAAKQRAQQNKKAEEKKAELEEFIRRFSANVAKSKQATSRKKMIEKLNVNDIKPSSRRYPAIIFEQEREAGDQILNVVNLAASVEGEVLFKNVDLNMNKGDKVIIFSKDSRATTAFYEILNNNLKQDAGTFEWGITTNQSYLPSDNHAFFTENLTLVDWLRQWAKTEEERDEVYVRGFLGKMIFSGEEALKKGSVLSGGEKVRCMVSRMMMLRANVLMLDEPTSHLDLESITAFNNSLKNFKGSVLLTTHDHEFAQTVGNRIVELTPNGVIDRYMSFDDYLEDPKIKELRAKMYTV, encoded by the coding sequence ATGTTAACAGTTTCAAATTTATCAGTACAATTTGGTAAACGTATTTTGTTCGATGAAGTAAATGCAACTTTCACACAAGGAAATTGCTACGGAATCATCGGTGCAAACGGTGCAGGAAAATCTACTTTCTTAAAAATTATAGCAGGTGATATTGACCCAACTTCAGGTCATGTAATATTAGAACCTGGAAAACGTATGTCGGTTTTAAACCAAAATCATAATATGTTTGATGAACAAACCGTTCTAGAAACAGTTTTGATGGGTAATAAAGTGTTGTACGCCGTTAAAAAAGAAATGGATGATCTTTATGCAGATTATAAAGATGAAAATGCAGATCGAATCGGTGAATTACAAATTCAGTTTGATGAAATGAATGGTTGGAATGCAGATTCTGACGCAGCTTCTTTATTATCTAATTTAGGTATTTCTGAAGATTTTCATTATATGTTAATGTCAGATATGGAAGGAAAACTTAAAGTTCGTGTTTTATTAGCACAAGCTTTATTTGGTAATCCTGATGTTTTGATTATGGATGAGCCTACCAACGATTTGGATTTTGAAACTATTGGTTGGTTAGAAAATTTCTTAGCAAATTATGAAAATACAGTTCTAGTTGTTTCTCACGACCGTCACTTTTTAGATGCTGTTTGTACACATATTTCTGATATTGATTTTGGTAAAATTAATCACTATTCAGGAAATTATACATTCTGGTATGAATCTTCTCAATTAGCTGCTAAACAACGTGCGCAACAGAATAAAAAAGCAGAAGAGAAAAAAGCTGAATTAGAAGAATTTATTCGTCGTTTCTCAGCAAACGTTGCAAAATCAAAACAAGCAACTTCTCGTAAAAAAATGATTGAAAAATTAAATGTAAATGATATCAAACCTTCTTCAAGAAGATATCCTGCAATCATTTTTGAACAAGAGCGCGAAGCTGGAGATCAAATTTTAAATGTTGTTAATTTAGCTGCATCTGTGGAAGGCGAAGTGCTTTTTAAAAATGTGGATTTAAATATGAATAAAGGAGATAAAGTAATTATTTTCTCTAAAGATTCTCGTGCAACTACTGCATTTTATGAGATTTTAAATAATAATTTAAAACAAGATGCTGGAACATTTGAATGGGGAATTACAACAAATCAATCTTATTTACCTTCAGATAATCATGCATTCTTTACTGAGAATTTAACTTTAGTAGATTGGTTACGTCAATGGGCTAAAACTGAAGAAGAAAGAGACGAAGTTTATGTTCGTGGATTTTTAGGTAAAATGATTTTCTCTGGTGAAGAAGCTTTGAAAAAAGGTTCTGTACTTTCTGGTGGAGAAAAAGTTCGTTGTATGGTTTCTCGTATGATGATGCTTAGAGCTAACGTTTTAATGTTAGACGAACCAACAAGTCACTTAGATCTTGAATCGATAACTGCTTTCAATAACTCATTGAAAAACTTTAAAGGTTCTGTTTTATTAACAACTCACGATCACGAGTTTGCGCAAACTGTTGGAAACAGAATTGTCGAATTAACACCAAATGGAGTTATTGATCGTTATATGTCATTTGACGATTATTTAGAAGATCCAAAAATTAAAGAATTACGTGCAAAAATGTACACAGTATAA
- a CDS encoding class I SAM-dependent methyltransferase produces MDVSFLLKPEIQEFINNNLTSDIQKLALKKNPFPDFDWKTIINQIHAKQKAQHKLPTWFNTKNVLFPSVLSIEQTSSEPLAKFKSSLISGKKLIDLTGGFGIDCYYFSKHFTKVVHCEFNKELSNIVASNITAFGIQNIKTSKGDSLETLQQLNEYFDWIYIDPARRSDSKQKVFLLKDCTPNVPENLTEYFKFTNRILIKTAPILDISAGIQELEFVKKIYIISLENEVKELLWILEKDFKNQIELEAVNIDKNGNEIRFSSQIEDDLFCDIDEPMQYLYEPFSSVMKTGNFNKIANYYKVSKLHQHSHLYTNNELIDFPGRKFEIENVLPYQKKEMKTFFENQKCNITIRNFPISVEEIRKKWKIKDGGSKFAFFTTNNKNEKIVIVCNKI; encoded by the coding sequence ATGGATGTTTCGTTTTTACTAAAGCCCGAAATTCAAGAATTTATAAATAATAATCTGACTTCGGATATTCAAAAATTAGCTTTGAAAAAAAATCCGTTTCCAGATTTTGATTGGAAAACAATTATCAATCAAATTCACGCCAAACAAAAAGCACAACATAAATTACCTACTTGGTTTAACACTAAAAACGTACTATTTCCTTCTGTTTTATCCATCGAACAAACATCGTCTGAACCTTTAGCAAAATTCAAATCAAGTCTAATTTCAGGTAAAAAATTAATCGATTTAACTGGAGGATTTGGAATTGATTGTTATTATTTTTCGAAACATTTTACGAAAGTTGTTCATTGTGAATTTAACAAAGAACTTTCAAATATTGTAGCTTCGAACATAACTGCATTTGGAATTCAAAATATAAAAACATCTAAAGGTGATTCTTTAGAAACTTTACAGCAATTAAACGAATATTTCGATTGGATTTATATTGACCCAGCTCGTCGAAGTGATTCCAAACAAAAAGTTTTTTTATTAAAAGATTGTACGCCAAATGTTCCAGAAAATTTAACGGAATATTTTAAATTTACGAATCGTATTTTAATTAAAACAGCTCCAATTTTAGATATTTCTGCTGGAATACAAGAGCTTGAATTTGTAAAAAAGATTTACATCATAAGTTTAGAAAATGAAGTTAAAGAGTTACTTTGGATTTTAGAAAAAGATTTTAAAAATCAGATTGAACTTGAAGCGGTAAACATCGATAAAAACGGAAATGAAATTCGATTTTCATCACAAATTGAAGACGATTTATTTTGTGATATTGATGAACCGATGCAATATTTGTATGAACCTTTTAGTTCGGTTATGAAAACTGGAAATTTCAATAAAATTGCGAATTATTATAAAGTTTCTAAATTACATCAGCATTCACATCTGTACACAAATAACGAATTAATTGATTTTCCTGGTCGAAAATTTGAAATTGAAAACGTACTTCCGTATCAGAAAAAAGAAATGAAAACGTTTTTCGAAAATCAAAAATGTAATATTACTATACGTAATTTTCCAATTTCGGTAGAAGAAATCAGAAAAAAATGGAAAATTAAAGATGGTGGCTCAAAATTTGCGTTCTTTACAACCAACAATAAAAACGAAAAAATAGTAATCGTTTGTAATAAAATATAA
- a CDS encoding 16S rRNA (uracil(1498)-N(3))-methyltransferase, whose protein sequence is MQLFYTSDINIESETYFFDKEESKHIVKVLRKKEGDILYVTNGLGFLFKTEITVVSEKKCTIRIIEHEQKENLPFYIHLAVAPTKMNDRFEWFLEKATEIGIQEITPIICDHSERKIFKTDRFEKIVLSAMKQSNQFFLPKLNEPKTFKEFMNLNHDGNLYIAHCEETEKNDLHKNIPINEKYTLLIGPEGDFSTKEIETAINNKFKPVALGNTRLRTETAAVVACHTFVLANS, encoded by the coding sequence ATGCAATTATTTTACACTTCTGATATAAATATCGAATCCGAAACTTACTTTTTTGACAAAGAAGAAAGTAAACACATAGTTAAAGTTTTACGTAAGAAAGAAGGAGATATTTTATATGTAACCAATGGTTTAGGTTTTTTATTTAAAACAGAAATAACAGTTGTTTCTGAAAAAAAATGCACGATTAGAATTATTGAGCATGAACAAAAAGAAAACCTTCCGTTTTACATTCATTTAGCTGTTGCTCCAACAAAAATGAACGACCGTTTTGAATGGTTTCTTGAAAAAGCAACCGAAATTGGAATTCAAGAAATCACACCAATTATCTGCGATCATTCTGAAAGAAAAATTTTTAAAACCGACCGATTTGAGAAAATTGTGCTTTCGGCTATGAAACAATCGAATCAATTTTTTCTTCCAAAATTAAACGAGCCAAAAACGTTTAAAGAATTCATGAATTTAAACCATGATGGAAATTTGTACATTGCACATTGCGAAGAAACAGAAAAGAATGATTTACACAAAAACATTCCAATAAACGAAAAATACACCTTGTTAATTGGACCTGAAGGAGATTTTTCAACCAAAGAAATCGAAACAGCAATCAATAATAAATTTAAACCTGTAGCTTTAGGAAATACACGTTTAAGAACAGAAACTGCAGCTGTTGTGGCTTGTCATACTTTTGTTTTAGCAAATTCGTAA
- the tsaD gene encoding tRNA (adenosine(37)-N6)-threonylcarbamoyltransferase complex transferase subunit TsaD yields the protein MKNQDTYILAIESSCDDTGAAVLLNNKVISNVVARQEIHEQYGGVIPELASRAHQQNIVPTIDVALKKANITKEQLSAIAFTQGPGLMGSLLVGGSFAKSLSMALDIPLIAVNHMHAHILAHFIDEAGFEKPTFPFLALTISGGHTQIVKVNSFFDLEILGETTDDAVGEAFDKTAKILGFPYPGGPLIDKFAKKGNPKAYAFTKPKVPGLNFSFSGLKTQIMYFIQKNVALNPNFIEENKADICASVQYTIINILMDKLKMAVSETGISQIAIGGGVSANSGIRQTLKDAELKYGWKTFIPKFEYTTDNAAMIGIVGYHKYLEQHFSDSTTVSKARIEF from the coding sequence ATGAAAAATCAAGATACTTATATTTTGGCAATTGAAAGTTCTTGTGACGATACTGGAGCTGCTGTTTTATTAAACAATAAAGTCATATCAAATGTTGTTGCAAGACAAGAAATACATGAACAATATGGAGGTGTAATTCCTGAATTAGCTTCAAGAGCACATCAACAAAACATTGTTCCAACGATTGATGTTGCATTGAAAAAAGCAAATATCACAAAAGAACAGCTTAGTGCAATTGCTTTTACTCAAGGTCCTGGATTAATGGGGTCGTTATTGGTTGGTGGATCTTTTGCTAAATCTTTGTCAATGGCTTTAGATATTCCTTTAATTGCTGTGAATCACATGCATGCGCATATTTTGGCTCATTTTATCGATGAAGCTGGATTTGAAAAACCTACGTTTCCTTTTTTAGCTTTGACGATTAGTGGTGGACATACTCAGATTGTTAAAGTAAATTCATTTTTTGATCTTGAAATTCTTGGCGAAACTACTGATGATGCTGTTGGAGAAGCTTTTGATAAAACCGCTAAAATTCTTGGTTTTCCTTATCCAGGCGGACCTTTAATAGATAAATTTGCCAAAAAAGGAAATCCAAAAGCATATGCATTTACAAAACCAAAAGTACCTGGATTAAACTTCAGTTTCAGTGGATTAAAAACACAAATTATGTATTTTATACAGAAAAATGTAGCCTTAAATCCAAATTTTATTGAAGAAAATAAAGCTGATATTTGCGCTTCTGTTCAATATACCATCATCAATATTTTAATGGATAAATTGAAAATGGCGGTTTCAGAAACAGGTATTAGTCAAATTGCAATCGGTGGTGGAGTTTCCGCAAATTCAGGGATTAGACAAACCTTGAAAGATGCTGAACTAAAATACGGTTGGAAAACGTTTATTCCTAAATTTGAATACACAACAGATAATGCTGCTATGATTGGAATTGTAGGTTATCACAAATATTTAGAACAACATTTTAGTGATAGTACAACTGTTTCTAAAGCAAGAATAGAATTTTAA